One window from the genome of Vicugna pacos chromosome 21, VicPac4, whole genome shotgun sequence encodes:
- the TEDDM1 gene encoding transmembrane epididymal protein 1, with amino-acid sequence MGTFVGHVYPGLFLLSYGLYQAVVVSKAVIFNDSLLHPSSPPGNKGRWARLWQASYGGLLKTLAGSILIAYEISCVKGGLILMNRELPPRFMYAKQWQHLTMFVLLTLHGFVDVTSRNLLPQRCLLLEKGTLVLTCYVLLLLLVSHIQDSEGVELQTHALLILVVALLTLLLTAALWTPATAQLSVIETFLFQMMGSWLIQAGFILYKPVTGYPWQDDDINDIMFVTTFFCWHVMVNALCLLGIYGVSCFWYHCYRPSVRLTGSRDAPCHTSAVGPVYKLLQEVEQSEKEDQALLLPQSSA; translated from the coding sequence ATGGGAACCTTTGTCGGTCACGTGTACCCCGGGCTGTTTCTACTCTCATATGGACTTTATCAAGCCGTCGTGGTCTCCAAAGCCGTGATATTCAATGACTCTCTCCTGCATCCTTCATCCCCTCCCGGGAACAAGGGGAGATGGGCCAGGCTGTGGCAAGCATCCTACGGAGGTTTGCTGAAGACGCTGGCTGGCTCCATCCTGATAGCTTACGAGATCAGCTGCGTCAAAGGGGGGCTGATACTGATGAACAGGGAGCTGCCCCCGAGGTTCATGTACGCCAAACAGTGGCAGCATCTCACCATGTTCGTCCTCCTCACCCTCCACGGCTTTGTAGACGTCACGAGCAGGAACCTGCTGCCTCAGCGCTGTCTGCTCCTAGAAAAAGGGACCCTGGTGCTGACTTGCTAcgtgctcctgctgctgctggtgtcACACATCCAGGACTCGGAAGGGGTGGAGCTGCAGACTCACGCTCTGCTCATCTTGGTGGTGGCCCTGCTGACGCTGCTGCTGACGGCAGCGCTGTGGACTCCGGCCACGGCTCAGCTCTCCGTGATCGAGACCTTTCTGTTTCAGATGATGGGCTCCTGGCTGATACAGGCGGGCTTCATTCTATACAAACCAGTCACCGGCTACCCGTGGCAGGACGATGACATCAATGACATCATGTTTGTCACCACCTTCTTCTGCTGGCACGTGATGGTCAACGCTTTGTGCCTGCTGGGGATCTACGGCGTCTCCTGCTTTTGGTACCATTGTTACCGTCCCAGCGTGAGGCTGACCGGGTCCAGAGATGCTCCATGTCACACGAGCGCAGTGGGGCCCGTCTACAAACTGCTgcaggaggtggagcagtcagagAAAGAGGACCAggctctcctccttcctcagagCTCTGCCTGA